Below is a window of Acidobacteriota bacterium DNA.
ATGTGATCTTTGAACACTGCCAATGTTCGGTTTCGGCAATTCCGTCACGGCGTCTCGAAGAAGAATGCGGTGAGGGCGAGACGCCCCCACCACTGGAGACTAAGCTACTTGGCCGGCGCTGGCGCTGGCACAGCCTGCGGAGCGGGTTTGCCGAAATCCACTTTAGGAGTCTGGCGCGATGCTTCCGAGGCCTGGAAGTAGGCGGTGTTCTCTTTGTATCCGGCATAGCCGGCAAACAGGTTGTTGGGGAATTTCAGCAGGTAGGTATTGTAGTCCTGGATCGAATCGTTGTAGCGCTTCCGTTCGACGGCAATGCGGTTTTCGGTCCCCGCTAGTTCATCCTGCAAACGTAGGAAGTTCTCGTTCGACTTCAACTGCGGATAGTTCTCCACGACCAGCAGCAGTCGCCCGATCGCGCCGTCCAGTTGCTGGTTAGCGGCAATTTTCTCGCTGGGTGATCCAGCGGAGAGTAAGCCTGCGCGCGCTTTCGCAATGTCGCCGAATACAGTGACCTCCTGCTGGGCATAGCCTTTCACGGTCTCAACCAGATTCGGAATCAGGTCAGCACGCCGTTGCAACACGATGTCGACCTGCGACCAGGCAGCTTTCACTGCTTGGTCCTTGGTGACGAGCGTGTTGCGCACGCCCACGTATTGCATGAAGAAAAAGCCGACGACCAGCGCCAGCACGATGAGTACGATGATGCCTTTGCTCATAATTTCTCTCCTGAACTTACAAATTCTCTAACTTGCATTCTGCGGCCAACTGCAGATCCCTCGCTTCGCTCGGGATGACAGTTCATTAGGAGTCCTCAATTGGCCAACTGCCACTGCAGGCCCGCGTCTAGGCGGCGGAATCCAGCATTTTATCCACTGCCGATGTCACGTGCTCAATTTCCTTCAAATACCGCGCAAACAGGTGATTGACGTTCACTGCCTTCGGGTCGCTCTTATGCTCGCGAACGTCGAGTATCTGCAGGAATGCCGAGGAATCAAATCCGATTTTCGCCGCCAGATTCTGAACTGCTTCCCTCTTCGATGAAGTTGCCGGCTCCCCGATTTCCAGCAAAGCATGCCGAAATAGAGTCGCGAAGGCGGGAAGAGAATGCAGAAGCAGCTCCCACATTCTGGCTTCATTTCCCCCCGCCGAAAGCAGCCCTTGGCGCAGCAGGATCACTTTCTCGCGCAGTTCATACTCGAGTTGCACACGATGAAAGCGGGTCGGAATCACGAGCGTACGTAAGACGTCCTCTCCCCACAGAACGCGGTAGCTGGTCTGCATGTCGAGTAGCTCAATGGAAAAAACGTCAGCCGAGCGTCGCAGTTCATCCATCCCCATCAGAAGCGGAGTGCGATTCTTCTCTTTCGTCCAGGATTCCATTGCAGTCGCCATCTTCCGCAGATGCTCGAACGAGGTTTCGTGCAGCACGCACAACAGGTTCGTGTCCGAAGAATCGGGCACGTAGTCGCTCCCCGCAGCAGATCCATACAGGATGACCGAGACGAGGTTCGTACCCGCCGCGTCGCGCAACTGACTCACGAAATTGATGATTTTCTCCGGCATCATTTCATTTCTCCTGGACGTCGAACGGTTCTACCAGCTGCCGCCCGCCCCGCCACCACCGGTGCTGCCGCCCCCGAATCCGCCAAAACCTCCGCCTCCACCGCCAAAGCCGCCACCGCCCCAGCTGCTGCCCCCGCCCCAACTGCTTCCGCCCGAACCTCCGCCGCGGCTGTTCAAGCTATTGAACAAAATGCTCCAGAGCAGGCCCGACATAAAACCGGAACCAGCACCGCCCCCGCGGCCACCGCCGCCACGCTTGGAGAATGCGCGCAGGATCAGCAGGACGACCACGATCAAAGCGACCATGGCGACAATCCCCATGGGCCCGCTTGGCGAGGAAAGAGGTTCCCGCTGCTCAGGAACTTCCGCGCCTTCGAGCGTGATACCGGCATCCTGGGCGATGACGTTCGCCACGCGCAGTGTCATCAGCGACACCGCGCCAGCGTAGTCACTACTGCGAAGAAGAGGCACGGCTTCGCGTCCGAACCCGCCCACTTTTCCGTCAGGAAGAATTGGCTCCAGTCCGTAGCCGACTGTGGTCCAGTATTTGTGGTCTTGTACGGCGAGCAGGATCAGGACGCCGCGATCGCTCCCCTTCTTCCCAATTCCCCACTTCTGATAGAGCGCGACCGCGTACGCGGTGATGTCCTCGCCATCGGTAGACTTCACGGTCACAACGGCGATCTGCGCCTTCGCCTTCTCGTCGATCTGCTTAGCGACGTTGTTGAGGGTCGCCTGGGTCGAGGCATCGAGCACACCAGCGAAATCATTGACGTAGTTGGTGGGACGAAGATCGGAGACGGGCTCAGCTGCGATCGACAGTACGGTCGCTAGCACGAAGAGCACAACGCACGAGAATCGTTGCAGCCGCATCAAGGATAAATTCTACAGGAATCGAACCGACTGGTTCGGGGACGTCGCAGGGGCGCATCCGTGCCGATTCAACACTGCCGATCCCTCGCTCCGCTCGGGATGACAGTATCGATGATTGCAGTCCTACTCCAGCTAGTGTGACACTTCCCGCGCCGCCGCCAGCACTTCTGGGACGACTGCATCGATATCCGAATCTTTCGTCAGATGATTCACGATGCATGCTCGCAGACAGAACTTCCCTTCCAACGTGGCATTCGACAGGTACACCTTACCGCGCCGCACGATTCGTTTCATCAATGACAAGTTGAAGCGATCGCGCTCGGCGTCGGAAGCGGTCGGGCGAACCAGATGACGAAAACACACTGCACTCAACTCTCCGACCGCGACGATTTCGAGGTCCGGCGACTCTCGCACGTTTTCAGCAAGCCGCTGCGCATGATGAATATCCTGCTGGATCGCTTTGCGAAAGGCCTCCAGCCCGTGATATCGCAACGAGAGCCACAGCTTCAAAGCGCGGCATCGACGCGAGAGTTCGATCGACTCTTCGAAAAATGCAAAGCCTTCCACCGGATCGGTGCTGAGCTGTTTTGCGTAGTCCCCGGTGTACGCGAAGGTCTGGCGAGCCATCGCGAGATCGCGATAAAGCAGGCATCCGCAATCCAGAGGCTGATAGAGCCATTTGTGCGGATCCAGCGATATCGAATCGGCCTGCGCCAGGCCTTTGAATTTCTCCGGGATAGCAATTGCCGCCAGCGCGCCATACGCTCCATCGACATGAAGCCACGCGCCGTGGGCGTGGGCGATCTCGGCAATTTCTTCGAGCGGATCGATTGCACCTGTATTTACCGTGCCCGCCGAAGCAACCACCGCAATCGGCGTGACGCCTTCGGCTTTGCCTTGCCGCAAAGCCTGATCGAGTTGCGACGGAATCATTCGATACGAGGCATCGCATGGAATCATGCGCAGATTCTTGCGCCCGAGCCCGATCATAGCCACAGCTTTCGGAACGGCCATGTGGACTTGTTCGGATGCGTAGATCACACTCTGCGGCGTATCGCGCAAGCCGCGTTCGTTGGCAAAGACGGCAGCCTCGCGCGCCATGGTCAGCCCCATCAGGTTGGCCGCGGAACCGCCGCCGGTCAGGGTTCCGACGAAGCCGGGACAGCCCACAGCCTCTGCCAGCCACTTCACCACCGTGCGTTCAATCGTGACGCCCGACGGCGAGGAGCGCCACGCCGTCATGTTCTGATTCAGGATCGAGGCCAGCAGATCGCCCAGGGCTGCAACGGGCTCTCCCGGTCCTTGTACATATCCAAAGAAGCGCCCGTTTTGCGCGCGCGAATGAGCAACCACAGACTGCAGGGCAGCCAGTGCGTCGGCGCCCATCCCCTTCTGCGGCAGATCGGTGGAAAAAAGTCGCTCGACTTCAGCGCCACTGGTCAAAGGGAAAACAGGCTTTGCGTCGAGGGTTGAAAGGAAGTCCGCGGACAGGTCGGTGATGGTCGCTGCTAACCGCCGAAATTCTTCTGCAGAAAGATCAAGAGGGTCCATGCTGCATGAATTTAATCACACGACGGCCATCCAGAGATGCGGTAAGCGAGTTGTGCGCCTAGCGCAAATTGTCCAGCATCGTGATCTGCCGTTCTGCGGCGTCGTTGATGACGACTTTCTTGCCGTCGGCTGTGGCACCCATCCAATGCGGCGCGCTGTGCAGAGAGACCAGTTCGTGCATGGTTGCACGAATCGGATCGTAGAGGCTCAAATGAGTCTTGCCGTCCGGTAAATCCGCTACCAGGAGAATGCCATCCTTGGTTACCGTCCAACTGGACCAGGTTCTCGGCCTGACCAGCGGTGACAACGCGGACTCGTCGCCTCCCTTCACTGCAATCTTCCATATCTCCGGATACTGACCAGCGGATTTCGAGTAATACAGATTGCCATCCGCCGACTCGAGCGCGGCAAAACCGCCTTGGGTGGTCACTTGTGTTTCCGTACCACCGGCAACCGAGACCTTCCACACCTGCCAGTCATCCGTGCGATCGGAGGCGTAGTAGACGTATTTTCCGTCGCGCGAGAAGCTGGGAAC
It encodes the following:
- a CDS encoding LemA family protein; the protein is MSKGIIVLIVLALVVGFFFMQYVGVRNTLVTKDQAVKAAWSQVDIVLQRRADLIPNLVETVKGYAQQEVTVFGDIAKARAGLLSAGSPSEKIAANQQLDGAIGRLLLVVENYPQLKSNENFLRLQDELAGTENRIAVERKRYNDSIQDYNTYLLKFPNNLFAGYAGYKENTAYFQASEASRQTPKVDFGKPAPQAVPAPAPAK
- a CDS encoding TPM domain-containing protein, which encodes MRLQRFSCVVLFVLATVLSIAAEPVSDLRPTNYVNDFAGVLDASTQATLNNVAKQIDEKAKAQIAVVTVKSTDGEDITAYAVALYQKWGIGKKGSDRGVLILLAVQDHKYWTTVGYGLEPILPDGKVGGFGREAVPLLRSSDYAGAVSLMTLRVANVIAQDAGITLEGAEVPEQREPLSSPSGPMGIVAMVALIVVVLLILRAFSKRGGGGRGGGAGSGFMSGLLWSILFNSLNSRGGGSGGSSWGGGSSWGGGGFGGGGGGFGGFGGGSTGGGGAGGSW
- a CDS encoding aminotransferase class V-fold PLP-dependent enzyme, whose product is MDPLDLSAEEFRRLAATITDLSADFLSTLDAKPVFPLTSGAEVERLFSTDLPQKGMGADALAALQSVVAHSRAQNGRFFGYVQGPGEPVAALGDLLASILNQNMTAWRSSPSGVTIERTVVKWLAEAVGCPGFVGTLTGGGSAANLMGLTMAREAAVFANERGLRDTPQSVIYASEQVHMAVPKAVAMIGLGRKNLRMIPCDASYRMIPSQLDQALRQGKAEGVTPIAVVASAGTVNTGAIDPLEEIAEIAHAHGAWLHVDGAYGALAAIAIPEKFKGLAQADSISLDPHKWLYQPLDCGCLLYRDLAMARQTFAYTGDYAKQLSTDPVEGFAFFEESIELSRRCRALKLWLSLRYHGLEAFRKAIQQDIHHAQRLAENVRESPDLEIVAVGELSAVCFRHLVRPTASDAERDRFNLSLMKRIVRRGKVYLSNATLEGKFCLRACIVNHLTKDSDIDAVVPEVLAAAREVSH
- a CDS encoding PD40 domain-containing protein, which translates into the protein MPINHPESAHPIAEGRVPSFSRDGKYVYYASDRTDDWQVWKVSVAGGTETQVTTQGGFAALESADGNLYYSKSAGQYPEIWKIAVKGGDESALSPLVRPRTWSSWTVTKDGILLVADLPDGKTHLSLYDPIRATMHELVSLHSAPHWMGATADGKKVVINDAAERQITMLDNLR